A region of the Rhizobium sp. NLR16a genome:
ATTGGGCGCGCAGAGGAATGACCGATGTGTTCGAACAGGCAGCGAGCGACAGGGCCAGAACAGGATGACGATGAAAGTTGACCGGACGATTTTGAAGTCGCTGCCGCTCTTCGAGCGAATGACGGATACGGATCTCGACGCGATGCTGCAGCACGCAGCTCCGCGCCGCGTTGCGCAGGGTGATGCGGTGTTCGAGCAAGGCGCCCGGGCGAAATCGTTTTTCCTGCTCCTGCACGGCCGTCTGAAAGTGACGCAGGTGACTCAGGACGGACAGCAGATCATCGTGCGGATGGTCCATCCAGGCGATTTGTTCGGCTTTGCGATGGCGCTGCGCAGGGAGGACTATCCCGGGACGGCGGTAGCGGCGGCCGAAAGCCTCGTCATCAGCTGGCCGACGGATATGTGGCCGCGTTTCGTCGAACAGAACCCCCGCCTGGCTGTGACGGCCATGCAGACGATCGGTCAGCGGCTGGAAGAAGCACATACGCGCATTCGCGAGATGTCGACCGAGGAAGTGGAAAAGCGGGTGGCGCACGCCGTCCTCAGGTTGTCCAAACAGGCGGGGCGGCCGGTGGCAAGCGGCATCCGCATCGATTTCCCGATATCGCGTCAAGACATCGCCGAAATGACGGGAACGACGCTGCATACGGTATCGAGAATTCTAAGCGCCTGGGAGGCGAAGGGAATGGTCGAAGGCGGCCGGCAGAAGCTGACGGTGACTGATCCTCAGAAACTTCTCAATCTCGCCAATGGCGAGCGGGATTAAACCTATCGCAATACCCGCGATGTCCCTGGCAGTTCGCTGCGAGACCAGGAGAATGAGTTTGACAGAATTCCTTGCCGCCTTCGCCCTCTTTCTCGCGCTCCATTCCATTCCGGCGGTTCCAGCCATCCGGTCGGAAATAATCCGCCACGTCGGTCGTCCGGTCTATTTCGTCGGTTACTCGGCCGTTTCCGCCGCCGCCCTGATCTGGGTTTTTTCCTCCGCACTTGCATTGGACTATATACCGTTATGGGAGCTCAGGCCGGCAAACGCCGCGGTCGCTTTCGTGTTTGCCCCCTTCGGTATATTTCTGGTCATCGCTGGGCTTTTGAGCGCCAACCCTCTATCCATTACCCTGAACCCGTCGCCCACACTCGGCTCTGTCACGAAAATCACCAGACATCCGGTCCTTTGGGGTTTTGCTGCTTGGGCGAGCGGCCATATCGCCGCAAACGGCGACCTGCGTTCGCTGCTGCTGTTCGGAGGATTTGCCGCATTTGCTCTGGGCGCGATTCCGATGACCGAAAAAAGGTCGAAACGACGTCTCGGCGGCTCTTGGGCGAAGCTGGCGGGGCATAGCTCAATCCTGCCGTTCGCCGCCTGTTTGAAAGGCGAGCAGTCCACCTTCGATATGCCGATGCTTGTCGCAGGCCTTTTAACTGCGGTCCTGACCCTGTGGCTGCTGTTCGCAGGCGGTCACAGCGCGATGTTCGGCGCCGACCCCCTCGCCCTCTTCATTTGACCGAAGTCAAAGCGTGTTGCGACCGGCGCCGTAACTTGGAGAAAAATTTTGAAGCCGCAGCGACGAACCAATGATCCGGAGCGATGGAATGCCGTATGAAATCGTCACAGCAAGTCTCGATGCGAAAGACAAGTCAGGGCATATCGACGTGCGGTTCGGGCCTGACATGAAGACCGTCATCGTGTCGCGGCGGGCATTGCTGTCGGTGGCCTCGCCGCCGCGGGCAACCGAATTCCGCCTTCTTCAATACGTCGATACGTTCTGCCAGATAGCCGCGCGCCGCCTTGCCTCAACGAGCGCAAACACGGTTCTGATCACGGCAAACGATGTCCGCGGGTGGCTCTGCGCGTGGCAATCCTCGCCGGCCCCTGTCCCGATGCAGACGAAACGCCATCAGTTGCAGGACGCCAGACCGGCGTAACTCTGACCGGAATGGATTTGCGGTTTCGATGAGGACAACGAACCGGCGGCTGGTGACACCAGCTTGACGGGCATGTTAAAGACGATGCTATTGAATTGGGTCTGAACGAGCAACGGCTTGGCGGATGGACGATGGCAGCACTTCAGCATGACGCGCATCTTCTCGTCGTCGACGACGATCCGCGCATTCGCCAGATGTTGACGCGCTATTTCGAGGATGAGGGTTATACGGTCTCTTCCGCCGCCGACGGGACCGAGATGCGCGTGCGCCTGCGCCAGCAGAATTTCGACGCCGTCCTGCTCGACCTCGTTCTTCCCGGCGGCACTGATGGCCTTGATCTTGCCCGTGAAATCCGCGCCCAATCCGACGTGCCGATCATGATGCTGACTGGCCGCGACGACGTTGTCGATCGAATCGTCGGCCTGGAGGTCGGCGCCGACGATTACATCGCCAAGCCCTTCCATCTCCGGGAGGTCCATGCGCGCCTGAAATCGATCCTGCGCCGCCGGCAAGCTCCCGCGCGCAGTGCCGAGGCGGCTGGCGAGGAGATTATCGGCTTCGAAGACTGGAGGCTCAATCTCAGCCGCAGGCAGCTTTTCGATCCGGAAGGCACGGAAATCGAGTTGACGACCGGCGAGTTCGATATGCTGACGACCTTCGTCCGCCATGCCGGACGGGTTCTGACTCGCGACGTGCTGATGGACCTGACCCGGGGCCGAAGCCTCGAAGCGTTCGACCGGACGATCGATGCCCAGATCGTCCGGCTGCGGCGCAAGATCGAGACGGACCCGAAGAAGCCGCAGTTCATCAAGGCCGTGCGCGGCGTCGGCTACGTCTTTACCGCAAGGCTGGATTGACGGCTTTTGGAGATGGCGAGGCTGACACGCCTCGCCCAATCCCCCTGGGATGTCCAATCATCAGGAGCTCAGCAAGGCGGTGATCTCGGCGCGAGATGGCATACCGGGAGCGGTGCCCGGCCGTGTTACCGCGATCGCGGCGGTCGCGCAGCCGAAACGGACGGCCTCGATTGGCGCATGGCCTTCCGAAATCGCCGTCGCGAACCCGCCGAGGAAGGCGTCGCCGGCCCCGGTTGTGTCAATGACATTTCCCGCCGAAAATGCGGGCACGAATTCGCTCTGCCCGGCGGTGTGATAGAACACGCCGCGGGCGCCAAGCGTGATGACCGCTGCTTTCGCGCCCCGATCGACCAGCACGCGCGCCGCTGCACGTGCCTGCTCATCGATTTCGATCGCATGGCCCACCAATTCCGCTGCTTCGACTTCGTTGGGAACGATGAAATCGCACAGGCCATAGATGCTGTCCGGGATGACGCTGGCTGGCGCCGGATTGAAGATTGTCGTTGCCCCTGCGCTCTTGGCGATCGACAGGCCATGCAAGGCCGCTTCCAGCGGCTGTTCGAGCTGTGTCATGAAAATAGCGGCGCTTTCGATCGCCGCCCGGTTCGCTTCGACATCTTCGACGCTGATCAGCCCGGCGGCGCCCGGCACCACGATGATGGCGTTGTCGCCGCTCACTTCGTCGACGAAGATGAAGGCAGCGCCCGTGGAAACGCCTTCCATCTGCATCACATTGGCTTTGACACCCGCCTCCGCATAGGCCGCAAGGGCCATCGCGCCGAACGCGTCGTTGCCGACCCGTGAAATGAAAGTCACCTTGCCGCCTGCCTTTGCCGCGGCAATCGCCTGGTTTGAGCCCTTGCCTCCCGGCCCGAGCGTGAAACCCGACCCCATCAGCGTCTCGGCGATATGGGGCAGGCGCTTTGCCTTATAGGCGGTGTCGGCGGCAAAAATGCCTAAGATGACGATCCCGCTTTTTTCGCTCATCTCACGGCCTCTTCCGCTGGAATGACGCCCTTGGTCAAAAGGAAGCATCCATAGAACCGCAATTCCCCGGTTGCGATCACGCAATAGGCCTTTTTGGCGATGTCGTAGAAAGCCATGCGTTCGACGGGGTACATCGGCGACGGCTTGCCTTCGGCGCGGTCGACGATCGCCTGTACTTCCTGTTGAATCGGCGGAATTTCATCCGGCCTGCCAATCACTTCCATGCGTCCGACCGACGGCTGGATCGGCGTGTCCAAAGGCAGGACCGAAAGGACCGCGTCGATCGCCTGCGGCGCGGGAATGTTTTCCATGGTCAGCAGCCTGCCCAGGCGCGTTTGGCGGGCTATCGAATCCGATGGAAAGTTCATGTCGGAGATGACGAGATAATCGCCATGTCCCATGTTGCAAAGTGCCTGAAGAATGTCGCCGTTGAGTTCGGCCCGTATTCCCTTGAGCATTGATCTTCCATCCTTTCTCTAGCCGGTATGCCCGGCCGTGCTTCAATTTCTGTGTCCGGCGACATCCGCCCTGGAGTGCCGCGCGCCCTTTTGGAGGCAAAAAGGACGCTCTCACGCTTTGGATCTATGCATCGGGCTTTCCGAAAATCGATTCCGATTTTCGGCCCGGTGCGCCAGGTTGCGGGCACGGGCCGCTCGAACCGCGCACGATCAGCGATCCGTCCACCATTTCGTCTCCCTTGCCCGGCGGTTCCTCCAGGAGAAGGCTGACCGCGCGCCGCGCCAGCATGTCGGCCGGCTGGCGTATCGTCGTCAGCCGCGGCACCACGAGATTGGCAAGCGAAATGTCGTCGAAACCTGTGACGGACAGTTTTCGCGGCACGTCGATCTTGAGGTCACGGGCGGCGCGTAATGCGCCGATCGCCTGCTGGTCGCTGGCGGCCGCGATCGCCGTCGGCCGGCTTTGTGGCGGGCGCGAAAGCAGCTCACGGGCAATTCTTTCGCCGGATTCGTAGTCGAATCTGCCATGGGCGATTTCCAGTTCGACAGGCTCGCCGGTCTTGCCGAAGCCGTCCATGCGGCTGACGAAGGCCTCTTTGCGGATGCGCCCTGCTTCGGTGTCGGTCGGCCCGGCAATATAGGCGATGCGCCGGTGCCCCAGCCCATAGAGATGATCGGCAATCAGCGTGGCCGCCTGCGCATGGTTGGTCGACACCAGGGGAAAGGCGCCGAAGCGCCGGTCCAGCGATATGACCGGCACCGAGGCTGGCAGATCGAGACCAGAACCGTCGCTTGAAGCCACCACGATGATGCCGCGCACCGATCGGTCGAGAAAAGCCGAAACATGGCTCTGCTCAGCCTCGCTGTCGTTGTGCGAGCTTGCCAGCATCAGGCTGTGACCGCATTCGAGCGCCGCGCGCTCGATGCTTGCCGCAAGCTGCGCAAAAAAAGGATTGGTGATGTCGGGAACGACGAGGCCGATGACGTCGGTTCTGCTGGTGCGCAAGGCTCGTGCGGTCACGTTCGGCCGGTAACCGAGCGCCGAAATGGCGTCGTTGACCCTTTCACGCAGCATGGGTTTGACCGCGGCTTCGCCAGACAGAACACGCGAAACGGTGCCCACGGAGACGCCCGCATATTCGGCGACATCCTTGACTGTGGGCATCTTCACCATGTTCAAACGTCCCGCGGCTATTTTACCGCTCCTGCGGTCATCCCGGCGATGATGTGCTTTTCCAACACGACGCCGACGATGACCAGCGGAAGGATACCAGCGGTGGAAAGGGCAGCCATCGACCACCAGTTGATGCCCTGGCTGCCGGTCTGGCTGGCGATCATCACCGGCAGCGTGTTCGTGTTGGTCGAGGTCAGCAATGCGGCGAAGAAATATTCATTCCAGCACAGGATCAGCGCCAAAAGGAAGGCGGCAACCATGCCCGGCAGTACGAGCGGCACGATGATGCGGGCAAACGCGCCCCAGATCGACAGGCCGTCGACCAGCGCGGCCTCCTCGAGCTCGACCGGTATGGTCGCGAACTGATCGCGCATGATCCAGACGACGATCGGCAGGACCATCAGCGTATAGACGGCGATCATGCCGGCATAGGTGTCGAGCAGCGCCAGCTCCTTGTAGAGAACCAGGAATGGCAGGGCGAGGACGACAGGCGGCATGATGAGCTGCGACAGGAAGAAAAAGGAAATGTCGGAATTGCGCATATGGCCGAATTTATAGGAGAAACGGCTGAGGCCGTAGGCGGCGAGCGATCCGAGCACAACCGCAAGAGCGGATGCCGTGACGGAGATGATCACGCTGTTCCAGAGCCTGCGCATGAATTCATCACGCACCGTCGAAATCTGGGGAATCGTATCGGGAGAGAGGCCGAGCGAGCGCCAGCCGAGCCAGTTGGGCGCGAAATTGAACCAGGGGATCAGATTGCCGCGCATGACATCTGCGGCTGTCTTGAATGAGGTCGAAACCGTCCAGAACAGCGGGAAGATGCAGACACACGCCCAGATGACGAGCAGGCCGTAGACCGCCAAACGCATGGCCCACCAGCGAATGCGTTGGCCCCGTCCGTATTTTTCGAAATCGATGCGAACCATCAGAGCCTTCCTGTCATCCGCTTGACGATACGGTCGGAGATCTTCATCAGCCCCGTCATGCCGACGACGATGATCACCAGATAGACGAGCGCGAGCAGGGTTCCGTATCCGACATTCGAACGGTCGCGGTATTCGCGATAGATGAAACTGGTGACGGAATCCGTCGCTCCTCCGGGGCCTCCCGATGTCACCGTGATGATGATGTCGGCGAGCTTCAACTTGAAGATAATGCGGATCATCACTGCCGTGACCGACACTGGCAGCATCAGCGGGAAAATCACCTGCCAGAAGCGCTGCCATTTGGTGGCGCCGTCGACCTCGGCCGCCTCCAGCACCTCCCTCGACAAGGCCTGCAATCCGGCGAGCAGCATGATCATCATGAAGGGAATGAAGGTCCAGGCGTCCATGATCATGATCGAGAGGCGCGCAGTCAGCGGATCGCCGAAAAAAGAGGGGTTTTCCCAGCCGAGCCAGCGGGCCAGGCGTGCGATCGGACCGAAACGGGTCTCCAGCATCGACTTGCCGACCATCCAACTCACCGCAACCGGCGACAGCATCAAGGGCACAAGGAAGGTGACCCGCCAGAACTTCCGGGCAATGATTTCCTGGTTGAGGAGCAGTGCCAGGCCGAAGGCGATCGCATATTCGACGGCAATCGCAAGGCAATAAAGGATCATGTTGAGCAAGGCATTGGCATAGAACGGATCGGCGATCA
Encoded here:
- a CDS encoding Crp/Fnr family transcriptional regulator; this encodes MKVDRTILKSLPLFERMTDTDLDAMLQHAAPRRVAQGDAVFEQGARAKSFFLLLHGRLKVTQVTQDGQQIIVRMVHPGDLFGFAMALRREDYPGTAVAAAESLVISWPTDMWPRFVEQNPRLAVTAMQTIGQRLEEAHTRIREMSTEEVEKRVAHAVLRLSKQAGRPVASGIRIDFPISRQDIAEMTGTTLHTVSRILSAWEAKGMVEGGRQKLTVTDPQKLLNLANGERD
- a CDS encoding NnrU family protein; this translates as MTEFLAAFALFLALHSIPAVPAIRSEIIRHVGRPVYFVGYSAVSAAALIWVFSSALALDYIPLWELRPANAAVAFVFAPFGIFLVIAGLLSANPLSITLNPSPTLGSVTKITRHPVLWGFAAWASGHIAANGDLRSLLLFGGFAAFALGAIPMTEKRSKRRLGGSWAKLAGHSSILPFAACLKGEQSTFDMPMLVAGLLTAVLTLWLLFAGGHSAMFGADPLALFI
- a CDS encoding response regulator — protein: MAALQHDAHLLVVDDDPRIRQMLTRYFEDEGYTVSSAADGTEMRVRLRQQNFDAVLLDLVLPGGTDGLDLAREIRAQSDVPIMMLTGRDDVVDRIVGLEVGADDYIAKPFHLREVHARLKSILRRRQAPARSAEAAGEEIIGFEDWRLNLSRRQLFDPEGTEIELTTGEFDMLTTFVRHAGRVLTRDVLMDLTRGRSLEAFDRTIDAQIVRLRRKIETDPKKPQFIKAVRGVGYVFTARLD
- a CDS encoding ribokinase, with the protein product MSEKSGIVILGIFAADTAYKAKRLPHIAETLMGSGFTLGPGGKGSNQAIAAAKAGGKVTFISRVGNDAFGAMALAAYAEAGVKANVMQMEGVSTGAAFIFVDEVSGDNAIIVVPGAAGLISVEDVEANRAAIESAAIFMTQLEQPLEAALHGLSIAKSAGATTIFNPAPASVIPDSIYGLCDFIVPNEVEAAELVGHAIEIDEQARAAARVLVDRGAKAAVITLGARGVFYHTAGQSEFVPAFSAGNVIDTTGAGDAFLGGFATAISEGHAPIEAVRFGCATAAIAVTRPGTAPGMPSRAEITALLSS
- a CDS encoding RbsD/FucU domain-containing protein; the protein is MLKGIRAELNGDILQALCNMGHGDYLVISDMNFPSDSIARQTRLGRLLTMENIPAPQAIDAVLSVLPLDTPIQPSVGRMEVIGRPDEIPPIQQEVQAIVDRAEGKPSPMYPVERMAFYDIAKKAYCVIATGELRFYGCFLLTKGVIPAEEAVR
- a CDS encoding LacI family DNA-binding transcriptional regulator, giving the protein MVKMPTVKDVAEYAGVSVGTVSRVLSGEAAVKPMLRERVNDAISALGYRPNVTARALRTSRTDVIGLVVPDITNPFFAQLAASIERAALECGHSLMLASSHNDSEAEQSHVSAFLDRSVRGIIVVASSDGSGLDLPASVPVISLDRRFGAFPLVSTNHAQAATLIADHLYGLGHRRIAYIAGPTDTEAGRIRKEAFVSRMDGFGKTGEPVELEIAHGRFDYESGERIARELLSRPPQSRPTAIAAASDQQAIGALRAARDLKIDVPRKLSVTGFDDISLANLVVPRLTTIRQPADMLARRAVSLLLEEPPGKGDEMVDGSLIVRGSSGPCPQPGAPGRKSESIFGKPDA
- a CDS encoding carbohydrate ABC transporter permease, whose amino-acid sequence is MVRIDFEKYGRGQRIRWWAMRLAVYGLLVIWACVCIFPLFWTVSTSFKTAADVMRGNLIPWFNFAPNWLGWRSLGLSPDTIPQISTVRDEFMRRLWNSVIISVTASALAVVLGSLAAYGLSRFSYKFGHMRNSDISFFFLSQLIMPPVVLALPFLVLYKELALLDTYAGMIAVYTLMVLPIVVWIMRDQFATIPVELEEAALVDGLSIWGAFARIIVPLVLPGMVAAFLLALILCWNEYFFAALLTSTNTNTLPVMIASQTGSQGINWWSMAALSTAGILPLVIVGVVLEKHIIAGMTAGAVK
- a CDS encoding sugar ABC transporter permease, whose protein sequence is MSTVEGDLLHTVEAGSISASRRFWGRSALWLSAIWFMASFVLQAVHELGWTDWGFANWRPVLYAYFIWAAVLCVTRVVIYGEAGKKALFVLPAALFVVSMVVFPLLFALWIGFSDWNLASSAGRRFNGLDNVRRMIADPFYANALLNMILYCLAIAVEYAIAFGLALLLNQEIIARKFWRVTFLVPLMLSPVAVSWMVGKSMLETRFGPIARLARWLGWENPSFFGDPLTARLSIMIMDAWTFIPFMMIMLLAGLQALSREVLEAAEVDGATKWQRFWQVIFPLMLPVSVTAVMIRIIFKLKLADIIITVTSGGPGGATDSVTSFIYREYRDRSNVGYGTLLALVYLVIIVVGMTGLMKISDRIVKRMTGRL